DNA sequence from the Manduca sexta isolate Smith_Timp_Sample1 chromosome 25, JHU_Msex_v1.0, whole genome shotgun sequence genome:
aaaatcactataCATACTTGTAAACTATAGCTACTGGTATAGACACTTAGCACTAAGAGTGACTTCTTCcaaaacaatcataaaatgaAGTAATTTCTGCAGACAAGTCAAAATGTGGGTGTATTGTTATAAACTAATGTTTCTTTTACAGCCAAAAGAATTAGAAAAATTGGAGGAAGCAAAATTAAAAGCTAAATTTCCAAATGCAATGTTGGGGAGAGGACCTGGTGGACATTCAGCTTTCTTGCAGAAGAGGCTAGCTAAAGGGGTAAGCATTACACCTATTTTATCTATCTTCTCCTCATTGACTACTGTGGCTATATTATatgagttataaaaattattggaaatagattcaaatgtaatttgtaaaagtgtgaaataaatgtaacatCATTATGTTTTCAAGTATAAGTAAATAAGTTGATAAATGACATTCTTAAATGCTCTGCCCTCAATTAGTCTGTATCTATCAAAAAGAAGAGATATACAATCTCTTCTTTGGTTTGGCTGTACGTATTATTTAGTATCAAAATTGAAAAGTCTTTTTGCTTTAAATTGTGTTTAGCTCcaaattttcatttcaatggTATGGACCCTGGTaatttgaaaatacaaaaagaaactcAACAAAACGAGTTCTgatgattttgatgattctccTTGTTTTGCTTCTTTTGGGTTTGTAAGAAATAATTCTTACTAACAAAAATTTTGATACtacaaatattatcatttttgccgctgtactaatatataaatttgcatgctgtggtctcctataattgaagaggcacgtcatattgttaaatataccaatattacgacattgtatttattatatgccatgtatcctttgttggaggtccttaaataaataaaatacttatcatatggcgatagacttatACAGCTATGGCATTACGGTCACACTAgtataccatattttttttaagtagttcATTTCCGTTTATATTGTCTCCCTGTTATCAATAcgataatatgtttttcttgtgctaataataatataaaataagcacACTGAATAACTtgaaataaacaatgaaattgAAGTAGAGCATCTTTCCAACCATATTGTTAGTTTCTCCCGTGATTTGTCTTCGGGGATAGTGCAATACCGCATAAgacacaattaaaatttatacttattatatgaAGCTTTAGATCGATaatcctatttttttttctggcaCGCGCCACTATCCAACGTCGTGTACGTGCGTATCGTGATTAGGGAAAACAGGGCGCGTCTTGGTGCAGAAAATGATCTATTATACTTAGCTTATATTCTATTTCGTTTtgtatatagataattattaaaactaatttcattCCAGCAAAAATTCTTTGACTCTGGAGATTATCAAATGGCGAAACAGCGGCCCGGTAACCTGGCGGCACCCTTCAAAGCTCCCGCAGCGCCAGCCAAGCTACCCACCGGGGAGGCCATCCCCACGCCCGACACCGTGCCTATCCGCAAGACCTCCATTATCCAGCCCAAGTACAGCACGCCCAGCCAGACCTCCTAGCCTCGTCCGTCCACGCTGGCCGTCAGTGCCTGCCGCTGACTAATATtccagatttttatttttgctaatgCGTCACATCGCTTTAATATTACGAAGCACTGGTACACTATTGTTAGGGTAGTCCAAAGTGGTGTAATTCCTTGTGTagcactaaaattattttataacaatattgtgATTGATTAGTCTATGTTGAAATTTGAAAACATAACTTTTATAAGAACAAGTGTTatagtaatgtataaaattaggtatttaGTGTATCGAGGTATGTGTGTGCATTATGTTGAAAGAGATATTTGCAAATGTTTCATTCTGTTTCGAGTAATTTGCTGTAAGCTGTAATAGCTAGGTAGAAAGTCTACTTgccaaaattaacattttacgcCTATAACGTTATGTGCTTCT
Encoded proteins:
- the LOC115446605 gene encoding cAMP-regulated phosphoprotein 19 isoform X2, with protein sequence MSDSPDQNDPPKDPKELEKLEEAKLKAKFPNAMLGRGPGGHSAFLQKRLAKGQKFFDSGDYQMAKQRPGNLAAPFKAPAAPAKLPTGEAIPTPDTVPIRKTSIIQPKYSTPSQTS
- the LOC115446605 gene encoding cAMP-regulated phosphoprotein 19 isoform X1; its protein translation is MQEQDDQNQENTMSDSPDQNDPPKDPKELEKLEEAKLKAKFPNAMLGRGPGGHSAFLQKRLAKGQKFFDSGDYQMAKQRPGNLAAPFKAPAAPAKLPTGEAIPTPDTVPIRKTSIIQPKYSTPSQTS